A region from the Caldisericia bacterium genome encodes:
- a CDS encoding pyruvate, phosphate dikinase, whose amino-acid sequence MAKRIYKFEEGSKELKNLLGGKGAGLAEMTRIGLPVPPGFTITTEVCIEYYKNGEKLPEGLDKEILDHMAWLEGKTGKKFGSRENPLLVSVRSGAPISMPGMMDTILNLGLNDETVEGLSALTNDERFAYDSYRRFIQMFSNVVIGIPHEKFEEALTRIKEKYNVKEDPEIPPQGLKELIKKFKDIYKKETGEDFPQDPYKQLFMAIEAVFKSWNNERAIVYRKINKIPDDLGTAVNIVTMVFGNMGNDSGTGVAFTRDPRTGEKHLYGEFLPNAQGEDVVAGIRTPHAINEYSKQDANKNLPTMEEMMPNAYKELVNASLILEKHYRDMQDIEFTVEKGKLYLLQTRTGKRTAMAAVKIAVEMVDEGLISKEEAIMRVTPENIDTLLHPQIDPSVKKDVIAKGLAASPGAAVGRVVFDPDEAVELEKKGEKVLLVRPETTPDDIHGMNAAQGILTARGGMTSHAAVVARAMGKPAVVGCEELFINMSEGYFIARDKKVKKGEVVTIDGTTGEVYLGEVPLIMPSLSGNLQKILEWADEIRTLGVRANADTPEQAKKAREFGAEGIGLARTEHMFFGEERLPIMQEMIMARTEEERREALNKLLPMQRNDFVELFKAMEGFPVIIRLLDPPLHEFLPNREEIQQEINELKLSLKSAESLRKMDELISKIKEKEKLLSIINELHEFNPMLGFRGCRLGIIYPEIYEMQVKAIIEAAIQVTLENMEIYPEIMIPLVGHVNELKYLKDKLDETIKEEMERAGVEIKYKFGTMIEIPRAALTADEIAMYADFFSFGTNDLTQMTFGYSRDDAQGKFLAKYVDMKIIKEDPFETLDWDGVGQLVKMGTEKGKKVKKDLEVGICGEHGGDPKSIKFFFKAGLDYVSCSPYRVPIARLAAAQAVVEEKLAKK is encoded by the coding sequence ATGGCGAAAAGAATCTATAAGTTTGAAGAAGGTTCAAAGGAGTTAAAGAATTTACTTGGTGGAAAGGGAGCTGGATTGGCTGAAATGACAAGAATTGGTCTTCCAGTTCCTCCAGGTTTTACAATAACAACAGAGGTGTGCATAGAGTATTACAAGAATGGAGAGAAACTTCCAGAGGGTTTGGATAAAGAAATTTTGGATCATATGGCGTGGCTTGAAGGGAAAACTGGAAAGAAATTTGGTTCAAGAGAGAATCCCCTCCTTGTATCTGTTAGATCTGGTGCACCCATTTCTATGCCTGGAATGATGGATACAATCCTTAATCTTGGTTTAAATGACGAAACTGTTGAGGGATTGAGTGCTCTAACCAATGATGAGAGATTTGCCTATGATTCTTATAGAAGATTTATACAGATGTTTAGTAATGTAGTAATTGGTATTCCCCATGAGAAGTTTGAAGAAGCATTAACAAGGATAAAGGAGAAGTATAATGTAAAGGAAGATCCAGAAATTCCTCCCCAAGGTTTGAAAGAGTTAATTAAAAAATTTAAAGATATATATAAAAAAGAAACAGGTGAAGATTTTCCTCAGGATCCGTATAAGCAACTATTTATGGCCATAGAAGCTGTATTCAAATCTTGGAATAATGAGAGGGCGATAGTTTATAGAAAAATAAACAAGATACCAGATGACCTTGGAACTGCAGTAAATATAGTAACAATGGTCTTTGGCAACATGGGAAACGACAGTGGAACTGGTGTAGCATTCACAAGGGATCCGAGAACCGGTGAGAAACACCTTTATGGAGAGTTCCTACCGAATGCACAGGGTGAGGATGTTGTTGCAGGAATAAGAACTCCACATGCCATAAATGAATACTCAAAGCAGGATGCCAATAAGAATCTTCCGACTATGGAAGAGATGATGCCGAATGCATACAAAGAGTTGGTAAACGCATCCCTTATTCTTGAAAAACACTATAGAGATATGCAAGATATAGAGTTTACTGTGGAGAAGGGTAAACTCTATCTTCTTCAGACAAGAACAGGTAAAAGGACAGCAATGGCAGCTGTGAAAATTGCTGTGGAAATGGTGGATGAAGGCTTGATTTCTAAAGAAGAGGCGATTATGAGGGTGACACCTGAAAACATTGATACCCTTCTTCATCCACAGATAGACCCAAGTGTAAAGAAAGATGTTATTGCAAAAGGTCTTGCTGCAAGTCCTGGTGCAGCTGTTGGCAGAGTTGTATTTGACCCAGATGAAGCAGTGGAACTTGAGAAAAAAGGAGAAAAGGTGCTTCTTGTAAGGCCTGAGACAACTCCTGATGACATTCACGGAATGAATGCTGCTCAGGGAATCCTTACAGCAAGAGGTGGCATGACATCCCATGCAGCGGTAGTGGCAAGGGCAATGGGAAAACCAGCAGTTGTTGGATGTGAAGAGTTGTTCATAAATATGAGTGAAGGTTACTTTATTGCAAGAGATAAAAAAGTCAAGAAGGGAGAAGTTGTTACCATAGATGGAACAACAGGAGAAGTGTATCTTGGAGAAGTTCCATTAATCATGCCCTCCCTCAGTGGTAATCTTCAGAAGATTCTTGAGTGGGCAGATGAAATTAGAACACTTGGTGTAAGAGCAAACGCAGATACTCCTGAGCAGGCAAAGAAAGCAAGAGAGTTTGGTGCAGAAGGTATTGGTCTTGCAAGAACAGAACACATGTTCTTTGGTGAAGAGAGACTCCCAATAATGCAGGAAATGATAATGGCAAGAACAGAGGAGGAAAGAAGAGAAGCTCTTAACAAGTTACTTCCAATGCAGAGAAATGATTTTGTGGAGTTGTTTAAAGCTATGGAGGGATTTCCGGTGATTATAAGACTTCTCGATCCACCACTTCACGAGTTCCTCCCCAATAGGGAAGAGATACAGCAGGAGATAAATGAACTTAAACTTAGTTTAAAGAGTGCTGAAAGTTTAAGAAAAATGGATGAATTGATCTCTAAGATAAAAGAGAAGGAAAAACTTCTATCTATTATTAACGAACTCCATGAGTTCAATCCCATGTTGGGTTTTCGTGGTTGTAGACTTGGAATTATCTATCCTGAAATATATGAAATGCAGGTGAAAGCAATAATAGAAGCTGCAATACAGGTCACTCTTGAAAACATGGAGATCTACCCTGAGATAATGATTCCACTTGTTGGTCATGTAAATGAGCTAAAGTATCTTAAGGACAAGTTAGACGAAACAATAAAAGAGGAAATGGAGAGGGCAGGGGTAGAGATTAAGTATAAATTTGGAACAATGATTGAAATTCCAAGAGCAGCTTTAACTGCTGATGAGATAGCTATGTATGCAGATTTCTTCTCTTTTGGAACAAATGATTTAACACAGATGACTTTTGGTTATTCAAGGGATGATGCCCAAGGTAAATTCCTTGCGAAGTATGTGGATATGAAAATTATAAAGGAGGATCCTTTTGAGACACTTGATTGGGATGGTGTTGGGCAGTTAGTAAAAATGGGAACAGAGAAAGGAAAGAAAGTAAAGAAGGATCTTGAAGTAGGAATATGTGGTGAACATGGTGGAGATCCAAAGAGCATAAAATTCTTCTTTAAAGCAGGTCTTGATTATGTCTCATGTTCACCATACAGGGTTCCAATAGCGAGACTCGCTGCAGCACAAGCTGTAGTAGAGGAGAAACTTGCAAAAAAATAA
- a CDS encoding deoxyguanosinetriphosphate triphosphohydrolase yields the protein MQKNKLIREKLEDIEEEILSPLGTKSRDTKGRVFPEEKCPIRTEFQRDRDRIIHSKAFRRLKEKTQVFFFPAGDHYRTRLTHVLEVSQISRVVGRSLRLNEDLIEAIALGHDLGHAPFGHMGEKILDKKYKEYVPSGGFKHNEQSLRVVDVLEEGYGNRKRSGLNLTWEVRDGILKHSKGLREIKEGIIKDMPKTPEGLVVALSDRIAYLNHDLDDAIRAGIVKEKDIPKAITKLLGSTIPERIDTMVKDLINNFTKTGYLFFSEEISYVMDIFLDFLKDVLYFNDEVRGEERFKIEKVISDMFDYFMEKPEKLLSFVNKYELPEQFSTWEEALKIEEIRTRYVCDYISGMTDEYLLSLYNDLFIPKPWKK from the coding sequence TTGCAAAAAAATAAACTCATACGTGAGAAATTAGAGGACATAGAGGAAGAAATACTCTCCCCCTTAGGAACTAAATCCAGGGATACAAAGGGGAGAGTATTTCCTGAAGAGAAATGTCCTATAAGGACGGAGTTTCAAAGAGATAGAGATAGGATTATTCACTCAAAGGCGTTTAGGAGATTAAAGGAGAAAACCCAAGTCTTCTTCTTCCCAGCAGGAGACCATTATAGAACAAGACTTACCCATGTACTTGAAGTTTCTCAAATCTCAAGAGTTGTGGGGAGGAGTTTAAGATTAAATGAGGATTTAATTGAAGCAATAGCACTTGGACACGACCTTGGACACGCTCCATTTGGACACATGGGAGAAAAGATTTTGGATAAAAAATACAAAGAGTATGTCCCATCCGGTGGCTTTAAGCATAATGAGCAGTCATTGAGAGTAGTTGATGTATTGGAGGAAGGGTATGGGAATAGAAAAAGAAGTGGACTTAATCTTACATGGGAGGTAAGGGATGGAATACTTAAACACTCAAAGGGTCTAAGGGAAATCAAAGAAGGTATTATTAAGGATATGCCAAAAACACCAGAAGGTCTTGTTGTTGCACTAAGTGATAGAATAGCGTATCTAAACCATGATCTTGATGATGCTATAAGAGCTGGGATTGTAAAGGAAAAAGATATACCTAAGGCTATAACAAAACTTCTTGGTTCTACAATTCCTGAAAGAATTGATACTATGGTTAAAGATCTAATAAATAACTTCACAAAAACTGGATATCTATTCTTCTCGGAAGAGATTTCCTATGTTATGGATATTTTTCTTGATTTTCTAAAGGATGTTTTATACTTTAACGATGAAGTAAGAGGAGAAGAAAGATTTAAAATTGAGAAGGTAATATCGGACATGTTTGATTATTTTATGGAGAAACCAGAAAAGTTATTGAGCTTTGTAAATAAGTATGAACTCCCAGAGCAATTTTCTACCTGGGAGGAGGCTCTTAAGATTGAGGAGATAAGGACAAGGTATGTATGCGATTACATATCTGGCATGACAGATGAGTATCTTTTAAGCTTATACAATGATTTATTTATACCTAAACCATGGAAAAAGTAA